One stretch of Sphingomonas rosea DNA includes these proteins:
- a CDS encoding sulfite exporter TauE/SafE family protein — protein sequence MLAELVADPSVLLPFVLIGFAAQLIDGALGMAYGTISSTLLVGMGVPPAVASAGVHTAETFTTGISAVSHVAHRNVDWKLFGRIVVPGVIGGVIGAYVLSNIHADAARPFVLSYLLLLGLYLFWRGWTHRHVLREPRVVAPLGLVGGFLDAAGGGGWGPVVTSNLMVQGAEPRFTIGTVNTAEFFLTLTISATFLVTLGWEAFTTTIVGLLIGGVLAAPLGAVMAKRIEADKLLVLVGVVLTATSGWGLWRLIS from the coding sequence ATCCTCGCCGAGCTTGTCGCCGATCCGTCCGTTCTCCTCCCCTTCGTCCTGATCGGCTTTGCCGCGCAGCTGATCGATGGGGCGCTCGGCATGGCCTATGGCACGATCAGCTCGACCCTTCTGGTCGGCATGGGCGTCCCGCCCGCGGTCGCCAGCGCCGGGGTCCACACCGCCGAGACCTTCACCACCGGGATCAGCGCGGTCAGCCATGTCGCGCACCGTAACGTCGACTGGAAGCTGTTCGGGCGGATCGTCGTCCCGGGCGTCATTGGCGGGGTGATCGGCGCCTATGTGCTGAGCAACATCCACGCCGACGCGGCGCGGCCGTTCGTCCTTTCCTATCTGCTGCTGCTCGGCCTCTATCTCTTCTGGCGCGGCTGGACCCACCGGCACGTGCTGCGCGAGCCGCGGGTCGTGGCGCCGCTCGGGCTCGTCGGCGGGTTCCTCGATGCGGCGGGCGGCGGCGGCTGGGGACCGGTGGTAACGAGCAACCTCATGGTCCAGGGCGCCGAGCCGCGCTTCACCATCGGCACGGTCAACACCGCCGAATTCTTCCTGACGCTCACGATCAGCGCGACCTTCCTGGTGACGCTCGGCTGGGAAGCGTTCACCACGACGATCGTCGGATTGTTGATTGGCGGGGTGCTCGCCGCGCCGCTCGGGGCGGTGATGGCGAAGCGGATCGAGGCCGACAAACTGCTGGTGCTGGTGGGCGTGGTGCTGACCGCGACCAGCGGCTGGGGGCTGTGGCGGCTGATCAGCTGA
- a CDS encoding hydratase — translation MFDRPVVPRGYAWWYVDAISDCGAFGLTIIGFVGSVFSPFYKKSGRGDPLDHACLNVALYGPRGARWTMTERGRGQVERSRDELAIGPSAMRWERDKLVIDIEEQAIWLGCPVHPPVRGQVIVEPEMWSGQSFALDPARRHHWRSMAPRARVSVKMGRPEIAWSGSGYLDGNWGSEALEDGFADWQWSRAHLGKEAAVLYEGVRRDGSRFAAALRFDAAGQAREEELPLGAPLPPTRWLMGRRTRAERGHARVVRTWEDSPFYARSAVASRLFGHDVVAVHESLSLDRFRSPIVQWMLPYKMPRRP, via the coding sequence TTGTTCGACCGCCCGGTCGTCCCGCGTGGCTATGCCTGGTGGTATGTCGATGCGATCTCCGACTGCGGTGCCTTCGGGCTGACGATCATCGGCTTCGTCGGCTCGGTCTTTTCCCCATTTTACAAGAAGAGCGGTCGCGGCGACCCGCTCGACCATGCCTGCCTCAACGTCGCCCTCTACGGTCCGCGCGGCGCGCGCTGGACGATGACCGAGCGCGGCCGGGGACAGGTCGAGCGCAGCCGGGACGAACTCGCCATCGGCCCCTCGGCGATGCGCTGGGAGCGTGACAAGCTCGTCATCGACATCGAGGAGCAGGCGATCTGGCTCGGCTGCCCGGTGCATCCGCCGGTTCGCGGGCAGGTGATCGTCGAGCCCGAGATGTGGAGCGGGCAGAGCTTCGCGCTCGACCCCGCCCGCCGCCACCACTGGCGCAGCATGGCGCCGCGCGCCCGGGTCAGCGTGAAAATGGGTCGGCCGGAGATAGCATGGTCGGGGAGCGGCTATCTCGATGGCAATTGGGGTAGCGAGGCGCTCGAGGACGGGTTCGCCGACTGGCAGTGGTCGCGCGCCCATTTGGGCAAGGAAGCCGCTGTTCTCTACGAAGGCGTCCGCCGCGACGGCTCGCGCTTCGCCGCCGCCCTGCGCTTCGATGCCGCAGGCCAGGCGCGGGAAGAAGAGCTTCCACTCGGCGCGCCACTCCCGCCGACCCGCTGGTTGATGGGGCGCCGCACGCGCGCCGAGCGCGGTCATGCGCGGGTGGTACGGACGTGGGAGGATTCGCCTTTCTACGCCCGCTCGGCGGTCGCCAGCCGCCTGTTCGGGCACGACGTCGTTGCGGTCCACGAAAGCCTGTCGCTCGACCGCTTCCGCTCGCCGATCGTGCAGTGGATGCTGCCCTACAAGATGCCGCGGCGGCCCTAG
- the obgE gene encoding GTPase ObgE codes for MHFLDQAKIFVRSGAGGPGAVSFRREKYIEYGGPDGGNGGKGGDVIFEAVHGLNTLIDFRYTQHFRAPRGKGGAGSNRTGAGGDDLVIKVPVGTQILADDEERSLLADLTKEGEKIVFLRGGDGGRGNASYKTSTNRTPRQHQKGWPGEEMYVWLRLKLLADVGLVGLPNAGKSTFINAVSNADAKVGAYAFTTLRPQLGVVSHRQREFVVADIPGLIEGAADGAGIGDRFLGHIERTKVLLHLVDCQDEDVATSYRIVRDELEAYGADLTDKPVVVALNKVDTIDAELVAALSAELEAESGRPVFALSSPSRQGLDAVLDALLERVDDSSDPQADDDEDAPAKAWSPL; via the coding sequence ATGCATTTTCTCGACCAGGCAAAGATCTTCGTCCGATCGGGCGCGGGCGGGCCGGGCGCGGTCAGTTTCCGGCGCGAAAAATATATCGAATATGGCGGCCCCGACGGCGGTAACGGCGGCAAGGGCGGCGACGTCATCTTCGAAGCCGTTCACGGCCTCAATACGCTGATCGACTTCCGCTACACCCAGCACTTCCGGGCCCCGCGCGGCAAGGGCGGCGCCGGCTCGAACCGCACCGGCGCGGGCGGCGATGACCTCGTCATCAAGGTGCCGGTCGGGACGCAGATCCTCGCCGACGACGAGGAGCGCAGCCTGCTCGCCGACCTCACCAAGGAGGGCGAGAAGATCGTCTTCCTGCGAGGCGGTGACGGCGGGCGCGGCAATGCCAGCTACAAGACCTCGACCAACCGCACGCCGCGCCAGCACCAGAAGGGCTGGCCGGGCGAGGAGATGTATGTCTGGCTGCGGCTGAAGCTGCTCGCCGACGTCGGGCTCGTCGGGCTTCCCAATGCCGGCAAGTCAACCTTCATCAACGCGGTCTCGAACGCGGACGCCAAGGTCGGCGCCTATGCCTTCACCACCCTCCGGCCGCAGCTTGGCGTTGTCAGTCATCGCCAGCGCGAGTTCGTGGTGGCCGACATTCCGGGCCTCATCGAGGGCGCGGCCGACGGCGCCGGGATCGGCGACCGCTTCCTCGGCCATATCGAGCGAACCAAGGTCCTGCTGCACCTCGTCGACTGCCAGGACGAGGATGTCGCGACCAGCTACCGGATCGTGCGCGACGAGCTCGAGGCCTATGGTGCCGACCTCACCGACAAGCCGGTGGTGGTCGCGCTCAACAAGGTCGACACGATCGACGCCGAACTCGTCGCGGCCTTGTCCGCCGAGCTCGAAGCCGAGAGCGGCCGTCCGGTCTTTGCGCTATCCTCGCCGTCTCGGCAGGGTCTCGATGCGGTGCTCGACGCCCTGCTCGAGCGGGTCGACGACTCGAGCGACCCGCAAGCCGACGACGATGAGGACGCTCCTGCCAAGGCCTGGTCGCCGCTGTGA
- a CDS encoding VWA domain-containing protein translates to MGLSRDLEMAARLVAARPERFGGIWLKGVEDEDGVWDLLPHDKRRKLPCRIDEERLVGGLDVGATLAAGRPVHRPGLLSETIGSCLMVSGAERLETGTAGRIAAALDSGGPALILLDRGQGDEPGAPTTLTERVAFHFLGGSGDERPEHDGDVMNDDEAIEAIATSSVMLGIASARADLFAFRAARAHAEARGLDGIDPAALTFAARTVLAPRATRLPEESAPPPPEPDAAEQPQQDRGKLEDVVLEAVRTALPADLLAALIGASTSGRRQSPQGAGARNHSPLRGRTIGARRGRPGGGARLAILDTLRAAAPWQRLRGRTDRIRLGPDDLRVRRHESRSASLTIIAVDASGSAAAQRLAEAKGAAETLLQQSYVRRAEVAVIAVRGASATLLLPPTRSLTRAKRLLSELPGGGGTPLAAGIESARELAEAAASRGRTPSVVLLTDGRANIALDGSPGRETAMADATRAARRLAATGTASLVIDIGARARPEAADLARGMNGRYLHMPLADGASVGRAAGVLVA, encoded by the coding sequence GTGGGACTGAGCCGCGATCTGGAGATGGCGGCGCGGCTGGTCGCGGCGCGGCCGGAGCGGTTCGGCGGGATCTGGCTGAAGGGCGTCGAAGACGAGGATGGCGTGTGGGACCTCCTCCCCCACGACAAGCGGCGCAAGCTGCCGTGCCGGATCGACGAGGAGCGGCTGGTCGGCGGGCTTGACGTCGGCGCCACGCTGGCGGCGGGAAGGCCGGTGCATCGGCCGGGGTTGCTGAGCGAGACGATCGGGTCGTGCCTGATGGTGAGCGGCGCCGAACGCCTTGAGACCGGCACCGCGGGACGGATCGCGGCCGCGCTTGATTCGGGCGGGCCGGCGCTGATCCTGCTCGACCGGGGCCAAGGCGACGAACCCGGCGCGCCGACGACGTTGACCGAGCGCGTAGCCTTTCATTTCCTTGGCGGAAGCGGCGACGAGCGCCCGGAGCATGATGGCGACGTCATGAACGACGACGAGGCGATCGAAGCCATCGCGACGAGCAGCGTCATGCTGGGCATCGCCTCGGCGCGCGCCGACCTGTTCGCCTTCCGCGCGGCACGGGCGCATGCGGAGGCACGGGGGCTGGATGGCATCGACCCCGCGGCCCTGACGTTTGCGGCGCGCACGGTGCTTGCGCCGCGCGCGACGCGCTTGCCCGAAGAGAGCGCCCCTCCCCCGCCCGAACCCGACGCGGCGGAGCAGCCGCAGCAGGATCGGGGCAAGCTCGAGGATGTCGTTCTCGAGGCTGTGCGTACGGCGCTTCCAGCCGACTTGCTCGCCGCGCTCATCGGCGCATCCACGTCAGGCCGGCGGCAATCGCCGCAGGGCGCGGGCGCGCGTAATCACTCGCCGCTGCGAGGACGGACGATCGGCGCACGGCGCGGTCGGCCGGGCGGCGGCGCACGGCTCGCGATCCTCGACACGCTGCGCGCGGCGGCACCCTGGCAGCGGCTTCGCGGACGTACCGACCGGATCCGGCTCGGCCCCGACGACCTCCGCGTCCGCCGCCACGAAAGCCGCTCCGCCTCGCTGACGATCATTGCGGTCGACGCCTCGGGATCGGCGGCGGCGCAGCGGCTGGCGGAGGCGAAGGGCGCGGCCGAGACATTGCTCCAGCAAAGCTATGTCCGGCGCGCCGAAGTGGCGGTGATCGCGGTCAGGGGCGCAAGCGCCACGCTCCTTCTTCCTCCCACTCGTTCGCTGACACGCGCCAAGCGCCTGCTGAGCGAATTGCCGGGCGGCGGCGGGACGCCGCTGGCCGCCGGCATCGAGTCGGCGCGGGAATTGGCCGAAGCGGCCGCCTCCCGGGGACGAACGCCATCGGTCGTGCTGCTGACCGACGGCCGCGCCAATATCGCGCTCGACGGGTCGCCCGGTCGCGAGACCGCGATGGCCGACGCGACCCGGGCCGCGCGGCGGCTTGCAGCGACGGGGACGGCCTCGCTGGTGATCGACATCGGCGCGCGCGCACGTCCGGAAGCCGCCGACCTCGCACGCGGCATGAACGGCCGCTACCTCCACATGCCGCTCGCGGACGGGGCCAGCGTCGGGCGGGCCGCCGGCGTGCTGGTTGCCTGA
- the bchO gene encoding alpha/beta fold hydrolase BchO produces MLDFATDGRDWPGREHSRFVEAGGLHWHVQVSGEGPPLLLLHGTGASSHSWRDVAPLLAQRFQVIVPDLPGHGFTRGRPRLGLTLAGMAEALAALLKALNGERSRVVGHSAGAAIACRMAIEGTVTGPITAFCPALLPMGGAAAPLFGSLAKMLFLNPLATHVFTGIARQPGPVGRFLARSTGSTLDAEGVELYRRLFTDADHVRGTIEMMSGWRLEALERALPHLPVPMTIVHGAEDRAIPVGDAQRAARLAKARFDLLPGLGHLSHEEEPARAARLIEEAGI; encoded by the coding sequence TTGCTCGACTTCGCCACCGACGGGCGCGACTGGCCGGGCCGCGAGCATAGCCGCTTCGTCGAGGCCGGCGGGCTGCACTGGCATGTGCAGGTGTCGGGCGAAGGCCCGCCCCTACTCCTCCTCCACGGGACCGGGGCGAGCAGTCACAGCTGGCGCGACGTCGCGCCGCTGCTGGCGCAACGCTTCCAGGTCATCGTTCCCGACCTACCCGGCCATGGCTTTACGCGGGGGCGGCCCCGGCTTGGGCTCACGCTCGCCGGAATGGCCGAAGCGCTGGCGGCGCTGCTCAAGGCGTTGAACGGCGAGAGGTCGCGGGTGGTCGGGCACAGCGCCGGCGCGGCGATCGCCTGCCGGATGGCGATCGAGGGAACGGTGACGGGGCCGATCACCGCTTTCTGCCCCGCGCTCCTGCCGATGGGCGGGGCCGCCGCGCCCCTGTTCGGAAGCCTCGCCAAGATGCTTTTCCTCAATCCGCTGGCGACCCATGTCTTCACCGGCATCGCCCGCCAGCCGGGCCCGGTCGGCCGCTTCCTCGCACGCTCGACCGGATCGACGCTCGATGCCGAAGGGGTGGAACTCTACCGGCGCCTCTTCACCGACGCGGATCATGTCCGCGGCACGATCGAGATGATGTCGGGCTGGCGGCTCGAGGCGCTCGAACGGGCGCTGCCGCACCTGCCTGTCCCCATGACCATCGTGCACGGTGCCGAGGATCGCGCGATACCCGTCGGCGATGCACAGCGCGCGGCGCGACTGGCGAAGGCGCGGTTCGACTTGCTGCCGGGCCTCGGGCACCTCTCGCACGAGGAAGAGCCGGCGCGCGCGGCGCGGCTGATCGAAGAGGCTGGGATATGA
- the purS gene encoding phosphoribosylformylglycinamidine synthase subunit PurS → MKARVLVTLKNGVLDPQGKAIHHALEGLGFAGVNDVRAGKLIELDVDESVDDGAIEDMCRKLLANTVIENFRIERVA, encoded by the coding sequence ATGAAGGCGCGGGTGCTGGTGACCCTCAAGAACGGTGTGCTCGATCCTCAGGGCAAGGCGATCCACCATGCGCTGGAAGGCCTCGGCTTCGCCGGGGTCAATGACGTGCGCGCGGGCAAGCTGATCGAGCTCGACGTCGACGAAAGCGTCGACGACGGCGCGATCGAGGACATGTGCCGCAAGCTCCTCGCCAACACCGTGATCGAGAACTTCCGGATCGAGCGAGTCGCCTGA
- a CDS encoding S46 family peptidase, with translation MRHSRLLIATALTMIPAAAAAEEGMWTFDNFPIAAANRDLGTSIDQKWLDKVRLASVRIGGASGGLVSPDGLVLTNEHVASGCVEDLSTPERNYVQTGFTPQSRAEERKCPGTVAEVLTAITDVTARMQAAGAGLSGEAFTRARSAEAGKIEAEACGADKSRRCQVVTLYRGGQFKLYTYRRYTDVRLAFAPEHRAAAFGGDLDNFAFPRFAVDAAFLRLYENGQPVKTPGYLRWNAAPPQENQPVFVSGSPGATQRLLTQAQLRTVQDVTLPLEQLINSELRGRLLQFAAQNEQNAFVAGQAISGIENTYKRGFGRQQSLIDQRFMAGRAKAEAEFRARVAADAALRQLIGDPWTELANLQPEVARLYPGYYMLEGRAGGGSQLYNWAEDLVRGAIEKTKPSGERLPEYGDARLAAVENGLLATRPTYPALDEVQLAWWLSKTREILTVDDPRIAQVLGKESPEGLAARLARGTKLGDPAVRKALWDGGLPAIKASTDPLIQFLLRIQDVTRATRTEYEAKVQAPTDRASEALAKARFAVFGTSLYPDATGTLRLTYGRLRGWTYQGRVIPYATTFGGLWQRATGAEPFDVAPRLLAAKDRIPASTILDVAASTDTIGGSSGSPAINAKGEIIGANFDSTVLTQRNAYGYDPELNRSVLVTTTAITAALRHAYGQSHLLAELGVR, from the coding sequence GTGCGTCATTCCCGTCTGCTGATCGCCACCGCCCTGACCATGATCCCGGCGGCGGCCGCGGCCGAAGAAGGCATGTGGACCTTCGACAATTTTCCGATCGCTGCGGCTAATCGCGATCTCGGCACGTCAATCGACCAGAAGTGGCTCGACAAGGTCCGGCTCGCCTCGGTCCGGATCGGCGGTGCGTCGGGCGGGCTGGTCTCGCCCGATGGCCTCGTCCTCACCAACGAACATGTCGCCTCGGGCTGTGTCGAGGATCTCTCGACGCCTGAGCGCAATTACGTCCAGACGGGCTTCACCCCGCAGTCGCGCGCCGAGGAGCGCAAGTGCCCGGGCACCGTGGCCGAGGTGCTGACCGCCATCACCGATGTGACCGCGCGGATGCAGGCCGCGGGCGCGGGCCTGTCCGGCGAGGCCTTCACCCGCGCCCGCTCGGCGGAGGCGGGCAAGATCGAGGCCGAGGCCTGCGGCGCCGACAAGAGCCGCCGCTGCCAGGTCGTGACGCTCTATCGCGGCGGCCAGTTCAAGCTTTACACCTATCGCCGCTACACCGACGTCCGTCTTGCCTTCGCGCCCGAGCATCGTGCCGCGGCCTTCGGCGGCGACCTCGACAATTTCGCCTTTCCGCGTTTCGCGGTCGATGCCGCCTTCCTTCGCCTTTACGAGAACGGCCAGCCGGTGAAGACGCCGGGCTACCTCCGCTGGAATGCCGCCCCGCCGCAGGAGAACCAGCCGGTGTTCGTGTCGGGCAGCCCCGGCGCGACGCAGCGGCTGCTGACGCAGGCGCAGCTGCGCACCGTGCAGGACGTGACCCTCCCGCTCGAACAGCTCATCAACAGCGAGCTTCGCGGGCGCCTGCTGCAGTTCGCCGCGCAGAACGAGCAGAATGCCTTCGTTGCGGGTCAGGCCATTTCGGGCATCGAGAACACCTACAAGCGCGGCTTCGGGCGCCAGCAGTCGCTGATCGACCAGCGCTTCATGGCCGGTCGTGCCAAGGCCGAAGCGGAGTTCCGCGCCCGCGTCGCGGCCGACGCGGCACTGCGCCAGTTGATCGGCGATCCGTGGACCGAGCTTGCCAACCTCCAGCCCGAGGTCGCGCGCCTGTATCCGGGCTATTACATGCTCGAAGGCCGCGCCGGCGGTGGCTCGCAGCTCTACAACTGGGCCGAGGACCTCGTTCGCGGCGCGATCGAAAAGACCAAGCCGAGCGGCGAGCGCCTGCCCGAATATGGCGACGCGCGCCTCGCCGCGGTCGAGAACGGGTTGCTCGCGACCCGCCCGACCTACCCCGCGCTCGACGAGGTCCAGCTCGCCTGGTGGCTGTCGAAGACCCGCGAGATCCTGACCGTTGACGATCCCCGCATCGCGCAAGTGCTCGGCAAGGAATCGCCCGAAGGCCTCGCCGCCCGGCTCGCGCGCGGGACGAAGCTCGGCGACCCGGCGGTCCGCAAGGCGTTGTGGGACGGCGGGCTGCCCGCCATCAAGGCCTCGACCGACCCGCTGATCCAGTTCCTCCTGCGGATCCAGGACGTCACCCGCGCGACCCGCACCGAATATGAAGCCAAGGTGCAGGCCCCCACCGACCGCGCAAGCGAGGCGCTGGCCAAGGCGCGCTTCGCGGTATTCGGCACCAGCCTCTATCCCGACGCGACGGGCACGCTTCGCCTGACCTACGGGCGCTTGCGTGGCTGGACCTATCAGGGCCGCGTCATCCCCTATGCGACGACCTTCGGCGGGTTGTGGCAGCGCGCGACCGGCGCCGAGCCGTTCGACGTCGCCCCCCGCCTGCTGGCTGCCAAGGACAGGATCCCGGCTTCGACAATCCTCGATGTCGCCGCCTCCACCGACACGATCGGCGGCTCGTCGGGCTCGCCCGCGATCAACGCCAAGGGCGAGATCATCGGCGCGAACTTCGATTCGACCGTGCTCACGCAGCGCAACGCCTATGGCTACGACCCCGAGCTCAACCGCAGCGTGCTGGTCACCACGACCGCCATCACCGCGGCGCTGCGCCACGCTTATGGCCAGAGCCATTTGCTCGCCGAACTGGGCGTTCGCTAG
- the purQ gene encoding phosphoribosylformylglycinamidine synthase subunit PurQ, translating into MKSAVLVFPGSNCDRDLQVALERITGVAPTMVWHRETGLPEGLDLIAVPGGFSYGDYLRSGAMAARSPVMQSVVEAAAKGTPVLGICNGFQVLTEAGLLPGALMRNAGLSFVCRSVPLTVANNQTIFTRGYEAGEAITIPVAHHDGNFQADAETLARIEGEGRVAFRYADRVNGSANDIAGIVNDAGNVLGMMPHPERAAEPAHGNEDGRRLFESLLGALQTA; encoded by the coding sequence ATGAAGAGCGCGGTGCTGGTCTTCCCCGGCTCCAATTGCGACCGGGACTTGCAGGTGGCGCTCGAGCGGATCACGGGCGTCGCGCCGACCATGGTCTGGCACCGCGAGACGGGCCTTCCCGAAGGCCTCGACCTGATCGCCGTCCCGGGCGGCTTTTCCTATGGCGACTATCTGCGCTCGGGCGCGATGGCCGCGCGTTCGCCGGTGATGCAGTCGGTGGTCGAGGCCGCGGCCAAGGGCACGCCGGTGCTCGGCATCTGCAACGGCTTCCAGGTCTTGACCGAGGCGGGGCTCCTGCCGGGCGCGCTGATGCGCAACGCGGGCCTGAGCTTCGTCTGCCGCTCGGTTCCGCTGACGGTCGCCAACAACCAGACGATCTTCACCCGCGGCTATGAGGCGGGCGAGGCGATCACCATTCCGGTCGCGCATCACGACGGCAATTTCCAGGCCGATGCCGAGACGCTCGCGCGGATCGAGGGCGAGGGCCGGGTCGCCTTCCGTTACGCCGACCGCGTGAACGGATCGGCCAATGACATCGCCGGGATCGTCAACGACGCGGGGAATGTCCTTGGCATGATGCCGCACCCCGAGCGGGCGGCGGAGCCTGCGCATGGCAACGAGGACGGACGGCGCCTGTTCGAGAGCCTGCTGGGCGCACTTCAGACCGCCTGA
- a CDS encoding NAD-dependent epimerase/dehydratase family protein produces the protein MKLAITGATGFVGGRLLRLAVRQGHEVTALTRRSQEERAGVTWVQGALDNRQALQRLVEQADAIIHVAGVINAPDAAGFEAGNVTGTLAVLAAATATGVHRFVHVSSLAAREPSLSLYGASKRKAEELVERSGLDWAIVRPPAVYGPGDRETLELFKAARLGFVPLPPKGRLSLIHADDLSRLLLALADPAAPSQLLVEADDGREGGWSHREFAQALATAQSRRAMALSVPAGIIRMGAKLDGLLRRDKAKLTSDRAAYFCHPDWTIDPARRPSADLWRPEVETATGLKDTADWYCRNGWL, from the coding sequence GTGAAGCTGGCGATCACGGGCGCGACGGGGTTCGTCGGCGGCCGCCTCCTCCGGCTTGCCGTCAGGCAGGGTCATGAGGTCACCGCCCTCACCCGCCGTTCGCAGGAAGAACGTGCGGGCGTGACGTGGGTGCAGGGCGCGCTCGACAACCGGCAGGCGCTGCAGCGGCTGGTCGAGCAGGCCGATGCGATCATCCACGTCGCGGGCGTCATCAACGCGCCCGATGCGGCGGGCTTCGAGGCGGGCAATGTCACGGGCACGCTGGCGGTATTGGCGGCGGCGACCGCGACCGGCGTCCACCGCTTCGTCCATGTGTCCAGCCTGGCAGCGCGCGAACCGAGCCTGTCGCTCTACGGCGCGTCGAAGCGCAAGGCGGAAGAACTGGTCGAGCGCAGCGGGCTCGACTGGGCGATCGTCCGGCCGCCGGCGGTCTATGGCCCGGGCGATCGCGAGACGCTCGAACTGTTCAAGGCCGCCCGGCTCGGCTTCGTCCCGCTTCCGCCCAAGGGCCGGCTGAGCCTGATCCACGCCGACGACCTCTCGCGGCTGTTGCTGGCGCTCGCCGATCCGGCCGCGCCCTCGCAATTGCTGGTCGAGGCTGACGACGGGCGCGAAGGCGGCTGGAGTCACCGCGAGTTCGCGCAGGCCTTGGCGACCGCGCAGTCGCGGCGCGCGATGGCGCTTTCGGTGCCGGCGGGGATCATCCGGATGGGCGCGAAGCTCGACGGGCTGCTCCGGCGCGACAAGGCCAAGCTGACCTCCGACCGCGCGGCCTATTTCTGCCATCCGGACTGGACGATCGACCCGGCACGGCGCCCGTCGGCCGACCTGTGGCGCCCCGAGGTCGAGACCGCGACCGGCCTCAAGGACACCGCCGACTGGTATTGCCGCAACGGCTGGCTCTAG
- the bchI gene encoding magnesium chelatase ATPase subunit I — MGAFPFSAIVGQDEMKRALLIAAVEPRIGGVMVFGDRGTGKSTAARALANLLPPMDVVAGCRFNCDPKGAKCSHGGNGKIDRMAVPFVDLPLGATEDRVTGALDIERALVAGEKAFEPGLLAKANRGFLYIDEINLLEDHLVDLLLDAAASGENVVERESMSVRHDARFVLIGSGNPEEGELRPQLLDRFGLSVDVKTPQKLEDRIEIMRRCDAHERDPMSFRSKWQRKERKVLQQIAAGHALLGQIAVPDATLADAAQLCMAVGADGLRGELTLIRAARALAALEGETAVGRSHLRAVAPLALRHRLRRNVLDETGPATRIERAMAELWD, encoded by the coding sequence ATGGGCGCCTTCCCCTTCTCCGCCATCGTCGGCCAAGACGAGATGAAGCGGGCGCTGCTGATCGCCGCGGTCGAGCCGCGCATCGGCGGGGTGATGGTGTTCGGCGACCGGGGGACGGGCAAATCCACCGCCGCCCGCGCGCTCGCCAATCTCCTTCCGCCAATGGACGTGGTCGCGGGCTGCCGCTTCAATTGCGACCCCAAGGGCGCGAAATGCAGTCATGGCGGCAACGGCAAGATCGACCGCATGGCGGTTCCCTTCGTCGACTTGCCACTGGGGGCGACGGAGGACCGGGTGACGGGCGCGCTCGACATCGAGCGGGCGCTGGTCGCGGGCGAGAAAGCGTTCGAGCCCGGGCTGCTCGCCAAGGCCAATCGCGGCTTCCTCTACATCGACGAGATCAACCTGCTCGAGGATCATCTCGTCGATCTGCTGCTCGACGCGGCGGCAAGCGGGGAGAATGTGGTCGAGCGCGAGAGCATGAGCGTCCGGCACGACGCGCGCTTCGTGCTGATCGGCAGCGGCAATCCTGAGGAGGGTGAGCTTCGGCCGCAGCTCCTCGACCGCTTCGGCCTGTCGGTCGATGTGAAGACGCCGCAGAAGCTCGAGGACCGGATCGAGATCATGCGGCGGTGCGATGCGCACGAGCGCGATCCGATGAGCTTCCGGAGCAAGTGGCAGCGCAAGGAGCGCAAGGTCCTGCAGCAGATCGCCGCCGGGCATGCGCTGCTCGGACAAATCGCCGTGCCCGACGCGACGCTGGCCGACGCTGCGCAATTGTGCATGGCAGTCGGCGCCGACGGTCTCCGCGGCGAGCTGACCTTGATCCGCGCGGCAAGGGCACTGGCGGCGCTCGAGGGCGAGACCGCGGTCGGGCGAAGCCACCTGCGCGCGGTCGCGCCGCTCGCGCTTCGTCATCGCCTCCGCCGCAATGTCCTCGACGAAACCGGCCCGGCCACGCGCATCGAGCGGGCGATGGCCGAGCTGTGGGACTGA